gttgaacaGTCTTGAACTTTGTGCAAACCTTCTTCAgataacattaaattaaacaacacaaaaggaTTTTAGCGTCAACTCCCGCATCAGTTGTCTGATATAAGGCAGTACGTTCGGCTTGAGGACTTCTGGCACGGTGCTACAACTGGCAAGCTAAGGTGATGCTCGCTAAACATACACTCTTTCTTTTCTAGCGCGCTGATGTATCCCAGTGACACAGCTAAAGCCTGGCGCAGGAGTCGCTGCTAACAATAGGCTGAGCAGTCGTGAACGAAGTAAAATGAAGTCAAAGCagcaaggggggggggggattatcactggaaaacaaagcaataatAAATCCTACAACCTGGAAGAACCAAGAAGATTGCAACATTTCGCCATTGGCGTGGACAGGAATTTTCTTGTGAAAGTCacgaacaaacaaaaagtacgatagaaacaagcagagcaggtaaatatttataatgaatAAAGACGGGATGAGGTGGAGTTGTTAAGGGAAGAAAGAGCCTTGTGTCTCCACCTTTGTCCTTCCCACTTCCTGCCCGTCTATGGGTTCATCTGAAGTGCTCCTcagacaggaagcaggaagCTGTGGATCAGAAAGTACCAGATGTCCTCCAGCAAAATTTGCAGGATTGATATGATTTTCCAGGTATTGTTACCTAACAAGAAACCAGCGTGTTCCTATCCTGATCCATGAAGTGGGGGAAACTGAAAATCTGGCCACATGTCAGCTACAACTACAATGAGCCGGCCCGTTAACCTGTCTGAGCGGATTGTACCAATAACCAGGACGCTCCTCGATGCCTGTTCATCTGATCCAAGTGGCAAGCAGACATAATCCTGGTTTTCCTGCAGGCTAGGAGAGAAGAAGTAGCACTGTCACACCTGCTGGGGCTTCTGGGATTTCTCCTTCGCATTCCTTGCATTCCTGTTGTCCACGCTTCTTTGTTGCTGAAGTGGAGGTCGCAGAAGACCCTGGATGAGTGAGGGTGGGGGTGCTTGTGAGGAAGATACAGTCCGATGGTTGTGGCTGGGGTTCAATGTGGTTGGGTGGTAGTAGTGCCCGATCACCTCGCTGTAGGCTGGGGGAGCTCCTTCTACTCGGGAGCCCTGTTTCTGCTGTCGGGACAAGGCCTCCTGGGCTTCTAACACACTGATCCCTGAATGGACGCTTGGAGGAGGGGCCTGCAGACTGGACgaaaaacaaggaaaagtcACATCGATGGACACAATACAACGCGGACAAATCTGACTGCAGGAACGGGCAAACAAAATGATGGTAGAGCAAAGGTTCCTATTTATAAGGCTTTAAAACGTAGGTACAACCGTGgtcattttctatatttaatatAGTTTCAAAGATAATTCAGAATCAAGTCATCCAGTAAAGCAAGCAAAGTCGAAGAATTCAGTTTGCTCTTAAATCTAGGTTGTAATGACAACTGAAGATTAAAAACtctacacaaaaacaattgcCACGTCAATTTTTGGTGTCATattcttgggggggggggggggggggggggggcggtgCCATAGATTGTTGGGCTCGATGAATGAATGACTGGATGTTTCCAGTCCAGTCACTTCCACCGTGATAAACGTGTACCATTCGTCCTTTAAATTGACTGTGCACTTACTAATTCAAAGGAGTGGACGTGTAGTTACCTGGCCTGCAGACAGGAGGAGGTGGGCGGCTCGAGAGGGTGGGAATCGAACACAGTTCGGTTGGGTGGTGCTCTGACTGACTCGCGGTTCAGCTCCATTTGTTGCTCAGGGTCTCTGAGCTGCAAGGTGCAGGGGCCCTGGTACGGCGGGGGCTCCTCACCATCTGAGAGGGAAATGGTAGGGGGGAGATCAATGAGGCTCTGGGGCAGGTAGGGATACGTCGGCTGGAAGCGACTTTGGCCGTATGTTTGCTGGAAGCGCTGGGACTGGACGGGAGGCTGGGACTGGGACTGTCCGTGCTGAGGCTCTCGCTGAAGGTAGGACAATGGGACCCCTCTGTCCGGGGGCCGGGGGTTATACACTTGGTGCTGTGTGACAGAACAGACATAAAAGCTGCTGTATCACACTATAATAAATTTCAAGCTTGGCTCGTCGTTAGCTTAGCTCTTTTTGGAACATGCTAACTTTGAAGAGCACCGCAAGATCTCACCTCAGAACTCACCTCATTCATACCACTGTTTGTTCCCGTGCCCTCAGAGGACCACAGACCTCCCTCCTGAGAAAGACAATATTAAACAATATTACTTTTACATTCAACGTATTTACCAAATGCATCCAAGTATTGGTTGTGTTATGGAAGCCGTTATAATTAATGCTAATTACTTACTTTTAATCACAGTATTACAGAGTTActcttcatttagttttttgtgtttgtctggaAAACCTTTAGTCCAGCAACATGGGTTGTGGGGACATTCTGGCTGGTTTTCCAAGCTACACTTAGGTTTATACTGGTGTTCAGATTCACTCAATTGATTCTTCATGAGGAAAATTTGGGGCTATATGATAAAAATTAGATGTGTGACCTCACAACTTCCAGACAAATGTAAGTACACATGTGTTCACTAAAGGGCTGCACTGatgcacaacaaacacactcCCACCTTATTAAATGTCCCACTGTCTTCCCTGTAGCGCAGGTCTCAATGAATTTCTACACCCGGCTAATACTGGGAAACAGAATCGCTCAAGTCCTGAGAATATTGGGACGTGTAAAATTCACACTAGTTCGAAGTTTCACCTAGTTACACGACACCTACAATAGCTGCGTTAACACTGGTGGCTCCCATCAATCCATAGCTGCACACACTCGCACGGGGAAATGGAATTTGTCATGGTGTCCTGCAGCCAGAAGATGGACTTTTACCACTTTTctgcagggtttttttcttttctgcttcttgTTTGCttccccctccttctctctgcatgtctgactgtatgtgtgtcagtgtgtctgtctatTAAGCCAAATTAACTAGGACACTGTGAGTCCTCTGACCTTATCaagagctctgtgtgtgtgtgtgtgcacgttcGTTTATGCCTCATCCTTTACTCCCATCTTACTTGTGCACACACATCGGTTAGTGCGTTGCTGGTGATTCAGGGAGCACAAGTGAAGtcatatgtttaaaaaagaaacaccagGTGTAAGTCCgtgtgtgcatttttcttgaaacagtgtttgtggcccgtaaatgaagaaatgagagtgtgtgttagCATTAGCCTGCAGCAGCGTTTAATCACTCCGATCACATGCTGTCACTCAGGCCtcctcaaaatgtttttcttctgattCATCCATGAAGAGCTGCCCTCACTGTgactaaactgcaaaaacaaccGCTTACTGTTACTAATGATCAACATTCAacatgcgtttttttttttttttatttcctttcttaCCTTTACTTCTTGtggtattttttcttttctaacttcttcatctcttttcaaaCGTCTTGTGTTCCTTCATTCACTGGTCTGGGATACAACTAGACTCGCAACTGTGACACTCTGTCCCTGCTTCTGTGCCCGCGTCTATAATTTCAATTAGGATTTGAATTTCTCTTCAGATTTTGTGTCACTCCGTGTTTACTCCACCTGTACATTGCACAGACACTGTGTAAGCAATGTTGGAGTTGAAATTAAATGAGAATGTCGCTGCACTAACTCTTTGTTGCTGTTAAACTGCACACCGAGACCGACTGTGATTTACATGAGTCCTTGCTTTTGAGACTAGTGACTCTGTACATGCTGCGGTTTATATTTAATGCCCTCCGTTTGCGCCATATGTTTAAACAGcttgctttatttttctgtgattcATAATCAAGACTCTTCTGTCTAACCTTGCTGCATTCAGTAAAGACGTGACCCACTTTTCAATATTAAGCTGCACTTTTAACTTTGGCCATTCAAACCTTGCTACTTACGCTATGTGTACGTGTGATTAGTCAAAGCAGATTTCTCAAAGGCGCCGTGATGTTTGGAGGCaacaaaatgcataaataaatagagaatgtgaagttgataTCACGCAGTGCGGAGACGTGGACGCCATTTTGTGGCGACTGCTCTGTCTTCCTGATGGTGAGTTGGAGGCTGTGTATAGACTTTCTGTCACGACTCTGAAAGTGTCACCACAGTAGGTCAGTGGAGATGCCATCTGGGTTCAACCCAGACCCATGTGTCCTGGTGATCGTCCAGGCATACACGTGGGGTCGGACTTACGTTGGCCAGCGGCAGGTGCCTCCTGTGCGCAGGGGCGTGTCGGGAGAGGAGGGAACGTGCTGATAGGCGGTAGTGGTTCAGCAGACAGGTGAtgaccaccaccatcaccatcatcaccaccacgATCACCAGGATCTGAACGAACTCCAGCTgggctgcaaacacacagaaataaagatgaaaatcaGTTCTCATGTCAGTCCGACTCAGCCTGTAAAAAAATGATATAATGTCATCCGTCATTCGGCAGGAGGCTTGGAAATAACAGCCGGAGGTCTTTTGAAACTTGGTCCATTATCTACTGTCCTTCCCTGCCGTTTTTTCACCCAGCTACACGGCAGTGCAACACTAAATGACTGCAACATCCTTTTAGTACAACTCTGCAAAAAAAGACTAATTTCATCATGTACACTGAGATTCAAACGAGCCTACAAGTTGACATCTTTATTAGTGCATTTTAATcatcattcacattttaaatggtaaatagtcgcttatatagcacttttatccaaagcactttacaatatagcttcccattcacacacacactcacacacacacaccgatggcggtggctgccatgcaaggtgctcacctgacccaccgggagcaacttggggttcagtgtcttgcccaaggacacttcgacttgtagccaggagtggggattgaaccactgaccctgtggtccatggtcaattgccttaccaTCTGAGCTACGGCCGCCCCCACACACATTTTAAGCAAATACGAAAGCAACAAGAATCCCCCGAAAATACAGCACAAAAGGTTTAATGTAAAGCAAGAGGATAAAAATCAGAATAACCATCCACTGGTGGTACTAAGTCCTTcagcaaagaaaacatgaaaaaatggaaacaaacacaTCGGCCATGTTTTTCGATGAAAACGTGCTCACACATGAACGAAAAGGCCGTGGCTGGAATTCAAAGAACAGCTTCGACTTGTGGCTATTTTGTGAAGGCTGCTTATACGGATTTCATCATAATATCGAAATGTGTCAAACAATGGCTCTTTTGTGTAGTCGACCGTTTTCTGGGCAGTTTTTGAACTTTAATGAGGGACAAGCACAGATGAACAATGGACGGTACGTCAAGCTCTCATCATATGGACTAATACTAACAACCTATCAGTTATTGGGTCTGCAAAAGTTGGATATGCAAGACAAAAGCAACTTGTCATATTGAAGAACAATGACTGACATATTGTGATCCATAATCAGCTGATAATTCAATTAATGTGCTGTTACATTTTATCGTGCCTGGTTCTAAATCCCTGAACCGCAACAAGGTTTATACGTTTTCAGACAGAATCCAGACATCGGTGTCGCTGTTATATagaggtcacacacacacacacacacacacacacacacaaacacacacacacacagaggctttGTTTAGAGGCAGTCTGCTTTGCCACCCACCCCCGCCTCCTCTgcctccaccacacacacacacacacacacactcacataaaaATGGAGCGTTTCTCTCACACGTTTTTTCCACAGGGAGCATGCAGGGGTCAGGGCCAAGCCAGATAGAAGAACATAAAGTGGCCTGTCGACCTGCAGACAACACGTAGACACATGTCACACACCCCCAGTCTGCTTCTCAGGCAGTTCACACTAGTTCTCAcagtcttctcaccagtccatTCCACGACATgatgggagggggggggttaTTTGTAAAATTCAACAATTACAAATACTTGAAATCACACTACTGCACAGCAAGGCAGCGATCAACAATCGGACACATTTTCGTTCAGTCcttttttgtacagtttgaCGGGACTCACCCAGCAACGACGCCTTACAACGAGTAAGACCTCGGAATGATGGCTACGTTATCACCCAACCCGAGTTTCAGAACCGAGTTTATGTTTTCATGGCTAGGAGTGGGAAATATGGATGCAAACCTATGTCAGTGTCTAAGTaactttgtaatatattttataacagCAATATAGTCTGGAGAGTCAGCTTACACTTTTTGACTAAGTTTCCAAACTTTACCAAAGTTTTGAAGCTTTAACAGCTTGTCACTGATGTACAACAAGCAAACGTGACTTTATATTATACCTTTATAACATAAAGAACTAATATTTAATAACTAACAAAGCCACTGGTTTGCAGAAAGTCTCtctgactgatgtgtttgtttcactCCAGCAGGACAATCAGCCGTTTGCCTCCTGGAAAGTTCTACGGGAGATTTGATGAATTGTTGCAGACTAATCAAACCAAGGAGCGTGTTGCAATGCATTAGTGACATTTACGACTGCATTAAAGGATGCACACCCGTCAAAGATGTTCACAGCTTGGCGACCAGAATGTTACCAGAAGGGGGTGTGATAAAGTAGCTCGGAATCGAGCATTTAAATGAACAGCTCCATACTGCAGTATATGAATCCgtatattgtgaataaaacacatcagcagacacattttcttctttgtgcaTCAAAAACTCACCGCACAATTGTGTCCGCACGCAGTTGTCATGGTTGTGACTCCCTGACGAAGGCTGCATTGTCTCTTCGCTCTACAAAACGTTTTGTATTCCGGTAATTATAACCCGAAGATGTTTCCAGAGACTTGGTTcgaatgaaattaaaacaaataaaaacaaaacaaaaatgaacttCCTGCTGCAGTGGAACTCCAACCTACATGTCTTGCGGATGCTGTGCGAGTGTGTCCTCACTGGGCGACTCACACACTCTGAGCCTAGGTCGAGCTTTGTCTGCAacttttttctc
This genomic interval from Channa argus isolate prfri chromosome 5, Channa argus male v1.0, whole genome shotgun sequence contains the following:
- the pmepa1 gene encoding protein TMEPAI isoform X2 is translated as MQPSSGSHNHDNCVRTQLCAQLEFVQILVIVVVMMVMVVVITCLLNHYRLSARSLLSRHAPAHRRHLPLANEGGLWSSEGTGTNSGMNEHQVYNPRPPDRGVPLSYLQREPQHGQSQSQPPVQSQRFQQTYGQSRFQPTYPYLPQSLIDLPPTISLSDGEEPPPYQGPCTLQLRDPEQQMELNRESVRAPPNRTVFDSHPLEPPTSSCLQASLQAPPPSVHSGISVLEAQEALSRQQKQGSRVEGAPPAYSEVIGHYYHPTTLNPSHNHRTVSSSQAPPPSLIQGLLRPPLQQQRSVDNRNARNAKEKSQKPQQV
- the pmepa1 gene encoding protein TMEPAI isoform X1, with the translated sequence MFNLMGVLNATAANVSCTCNCKRFTSLQSMEITQLEFVQILVIVVVMMVMVVVITCLLNHYRLSARSLLSRHAPAHRRHLPLANEGGLWSSEGTGTNSGMNEHQVYNPRPPDRGVPLSYLQREPQHGQSQSQPPVQSQRFQQTYGQSRFQPTYPYLPQSLIDLPPTISLSDGEEPPPYQGPCTLQLRDPEQQMELNRESVRAPPNRTVFDSHPLEPPTSSCLQASLQAPPPSVHSGISVLEAQEALSRQQKQGSRVEGAPPAYSEVIGHYYHPTTLNPSHNHRTVSSSQAPPPSLIQGLLRPPLQQQRSVDNRNARNAKEKSQKPQQV
- the pmepa1 gene encoding protein TMEPAI isoform X3, which gives rise to MMVMVVVITCLLNHYRLSARSLLSRHAPAHRRHLPLANEGGLWSSEGTGTNSGMNEHQVYNPRPPDRGVPLSYLQREPQHGQSQSQPPVQSQRFQQTYGQSRFQPTYPYLPQSLIDLPPTISLSDGEEPPPYQGPCTLQLRDPEQQMELNRESVRAPPNRTVFDSHPLEPPTSSCLQASLQAPPPSVHSGISVLEAQEALSRQQKQGSRVEGAPPAYSEVIGHYYHPTTLNPSHNHRTVSSSQAPPPSLIQGLLRPPLQQQRSVDNRNARNAKEKSQKPQQV